A part of Microbulbifer sp. MI-G genomic DNA contains:
- a CDS encoding SDR family NAD(P)-dependent oxidoreductase, with protein sequence MQHAQSLKAIYQALAQGSISQNDALEAIKSIKSTGQKTSLVQQTLIGTPHWRIIDIEKLSSKQPRANRLLLLNGTEQQLSWLQTTDKSAQNITDLAELGKHLGNAAGDINLVWMAPDVQQQPVVALLQNLLPEQQQFVKLFDIIKRLITIATDQSINLILITANSQQVLEDDLINPTYAGVLGLAGSLAKEHPNWSLRLLDIESLAELTASDCFNLPLINAHQQLAYRKGHWYQPCHVYTELQQPDEGVFQQSGRYLIIGGAGGLGEVVSQYLIEQFDAKVIWLGRRPIDKAIRKKIKSLGIFGKLPVYIQADASNLAALLEAKQQIISQFGSLNGIIHSALVLNDSRLANMDWTDFQASYASKVDVSVNMAIAFAGITRDFILFFSSVVSMLHSEGQANYAAGSTFQDGFAFFLQQQNRLVSKTINWGYWGDVGAVSSEKYNALMTQNGIASIPHKQATQAVSALLASPQNQISLVSVYDSFARQTLFTPLLQTRASQITVLNAPLSVRPDHTLMAKVDDLGQGITAMPMDTLAAKIVLSILQQLNLCRPVAQSVIDVIPTHKSYLLRWLHRTHSYLQQQQLLDDQLAVIGEPESLSQLWQSWLQQAEQWRKQAAVADHVILLESCLRKLADILSTDLAATDVLFPNSQLMLVEKVYKNNPQADLYNMLLAQNLQALLSQLQSGATIRILEVGAGTGGTTSLLLPCLIAHRAQIVEYCYTDISRVFLQHAERHYQPQFKKLSTAIFDVSKPVVEQAITAGAFDVVIATNVIHATDNVRITLDNVKATMKKGGVLLLNEVSSWSLFSHLTFGLLEGWWYCQDPSLRIDGSAAIAPEKWGEILAQQGFYNIVFPAKILHGLGQQIIVAQSNGKVIQQVVNQRPTVPDNIIATQQYPTTTKETSQGAATNRDELLQYAQQYVKQLIAGTLKIKLDLLDNDTTFADIGLDSILVVQLTNKFKELFPQITSTLFFQVQTINGLVQYFVDEYPAVIQTLRISAEKSLGALILETNQQTRFAKLTSNWKPQQDDLVSGSRSNKLSSARTNSDIAIIGVVGRYPQAPDLASFWENLKTGKNCISTIPEQRWDWKQHNQNSRGSGGIYSKWGGFIEDVDKFDPVFFKIAPKEASKIDPQERLFLQACYHVIEDAGYTPDSLDSRQGVAVYVGVMNSGYSTQPCYFSIANRVSHTLNFFAPSMAIDTACSSSLTAIHLAKQCLLQGEARVAIAGGVNVIVDPGHYQYLSELNMLTADNNLRAFAADSDGFVDAEAVGCVLLKPLGTAQQDGDYIYAVLKGSAINAGGKTNGYTVPNVQAQTKVITAALQDAGVSAADISYIEAHGTGTALGDPIEVAALSQAFKEHTAELQYCGIGSVKTNIGHCESAAGIAGLSKVVLQLQHRTLVPSINTSTISPEIHFPNTPFTLQQTSCSWLPRKGKPLLAGISSFGAGGSNAHLIIQQAPETVVASNQQLQSQLVILSARNEQQLQQKAAALIKQIDQLQSAVLAKVAFTLQVGREAMMERLGFVVNSLAELGQQLSDFCHNPSGLTAENRSSVRSRQHNAGDLPRCVELNIKQRDLHALLADWLQGTDIPWQSLWQEASPGRIPLPLYPFTRQSYWQTPMRFRSLCAVTEQSVEQPAAIGHPLLQQNISSLAQVTFRTTFRQQLHYWQALEMVCAAVDRAICATDGNNQININGLKFSEQFNSEKTQTLHTRVVQLAAGIGVEICTPDADVICQGQVSSEALANKHLDVGALLQRTGNSHQQQYAALFSPQLRVIAANGNELILQAQFNQPQHGLANAVEVQLQPVINQFIGDVEFQYSYTPLSIQQITYRGVLAGDIYILCHNRSTEHRILLDMELVDRQGKLLYSLSGIHYVTTIRQPVSQSVTSQPGQAGPRAQPVTAMPETQLVIPLPECTKTLISVAQPSRSRPAGIQLSTDATLKKLSEQQRHTTSKPLIRLTSVTASNSPNVNVHSDWIKLTEMGNGVIQLRINFDGTKSQQQAFIDYLISAFNTVTAIEYAKVLSIQGLGSCFKQDAITAYNYALQAGLLEQLTSIEIPVVNVFSGDASGLDWILGCLADLLLLESDSQYALSAGVALQPDSALLQLMSVRFNGKMPIQLLVDSDKWPTENRLAYHRVASGKMAETLYELLYSIVSKPLLSLGLLKKHLAREIKLVTARLTKLLNPEIISGGKAGIVDKYHSALQISTNNSRWLTISRQVADDIAEEKNPAQMSKLLISIINSLPEGVCLQLDAILFASLSCADIKHFIPLFSALYTAKAILVFNGAGHNCAICWLIAAQCDLCLVTDSSVFDSHGLLDDETLATSVMAVFEQRYGADLARHALLSGSIIQAKQLITQSFKANLYGIEQLENVQTPGSVVDRLTNFSEDVIRFCRVKWQTLAAQKLMESAVAEQPVTGNNNSVAVSVEASGIWVISLQDSTNKNLFSDNLVRSLKNAFSRAVTNPQIKCVVMTGDGAWFSAGGDESTLKSIQRGENQFTDNPIFQIAMQCPLPVVAAMQGHAIGGGWSLGLFADLLLYSGQSSYQAPYMNYGFTPGAGATWVMPVRLGTDLAREALFSGKRYRGSDLAAKVPDLNTVARQQVLSEAMQLADCIAQLPRTTVCQLKTHWQNMQQQPLQMTYRAELAMHEQTFVNNDAVLANIEHNFAEAPPPVAHNSTVPLTVEGRKYEEVLQYLKTSLCEELQIGTAEITEQVQFVDLGLDSISAVSWIKKINQALESDLDATKIYSYSNIASLTAYIVHSVVSSPEQNSQSDSLPDLGQQRLEQQQIDTVGLVEELKALLVEELQLPSRQIDHDSQFMDLGLDSISGVSWIRQINEKFLTDLDVTGIYRYPTLRLFVEFLQQQLPLAKQRSGIAKIVATDDRNERITHELLELLAQELEISADEIDPKSQFSDLGLDSITGVTWIQKINNQYGLDIEATEIYRLPTMAQFSQMVQTALERSSVTELPLVPSVKSLRNLVHQLPEPANFGQWHNLKSFSCVQPQAVQMPLRSTANNKVSGESEQAIAIVGMAGQFPKADNLQQYWHNLASGVDCIEEVPIQRWDNDKYYYPDKVTPGKSVSKWIGMLSNYDKFDPSFFNISPLEAENMDPQQRLFLQNSWHAIEDAGYNPESLSGTRCGVFVGCTTGDYNQLSRELRISSHGFTGGANSILAARIAYVLDLQGPNIAIDTACSSSLVAIANACESLNSGTCDSALAGGVIVLSTPEMHIKASQAGMLSPSGHCYSFDQRADGIVLGEGCGVILLKRLADAQRDKDPIKSIIAGWGINQDGQTNGITAPNPEAQSKLQTHVYQRFGINPEYIGQIEAHGTGTRLGDPIEIEGLRNAFADFTNKQNYCAVGSVKSNIGHCSAAAGIAGVIKLVMSLRNQQLLPTINFDTLNSHVSLNNGPFYINDQLRDWQSIDGRPRMAAINSFGFSGTNAHIVLEEYQQASSPTQVTVPVLLPLSATTPKALQKQAQFLVDVLQRQPDINLANLAYTLQVGRKPLQHRLIFLVNDHADLLKNLQQFISGEVAGDRLFTHNSKDHIQALSLLSDDDELRIAVVRKWCEQDRFNKVAELWSKGLTIDWHFLYPDGLPQRITLPGYPFAEERYWIGQYRPYQNSVESKESSTHLHPLLQVCVKELTHASAADTNRIDQQLLNQYRPNYLAMPSYQFARHPIWVKKKNAKEIAVLKSDMLKHGHTAETLLDRVIDNALSTSDAAELLQQLL encoded by the coding sequence GCTGGTGGTTTGGGGGAAGTGGTTAGCCAGTATTTAATTGAACAGTTTGATGCTAAGGTTATCTGGTTGGGAAGAAGGCCAATAGATAAAGCTATCAGAAAAAAAATTAAGAGTCTGGGTATTTTTGGAAAACTTCCTGTTTATATCCAGGCTGACGCCAGTAATTTAGCGGCGTTACTAGAAGCTAAACAACAGATCATTAGTCAGTTTGGCAGTCTAAATGGCATTATCCACTCAGCGCTGGTACTGAATGATAGCCGTTTAGCCAATATGGATTGGACAGATTTTCAGGCAAGCTATGCCAGTAAAGTAGATGTTAGTGTGAATATGGCAATAGCTTTTGCCGGGATAACGCGAGATTTTATTCTGTTTTTCTCCTCTGTAGTATCGATGTTACACTCTGAGGGACAGGCCAACTATGCTGCAGGATCAACTTTTCAGGATGGCTTTGCGTTTTTTTTGCAACAACAAAACCGCCTGGTATCAAAAACCATTAACTGGGGATATTGGGGAGATGTGGGTGCGGTCAGCAGTGAAAAGTACAATGCACTGATGACGCAAAATGGTATTGCCTCTATTCCACATAAACAGGCAACACAGGCAGTCAGTGCCTTGCTGGCGTCACCACAGAATCAGATCAGCCTGGTGAGTGTATATGACTCCTTTGCCCGTCAAACTCTGTTCACCCCTTTATTGCAGACTAGGGCATCACAAATTACTGTGCTTAACGCGCCGTTATCAGTGCGGCCGGATCATACACTGATGGCTAAGGTCGACGATCTGGGGCAGGGGATCACAGCCATGCCAATGGATACCCTTGCAGCAAAAATTGTACTGTCAATTCTGCAGCAGCTTAATTTATGTCGCCCTGTAGCGCAGTCAGTTATCGATGTAATACCCACTCACAAAAGCTATTTGCTGCGCTGGCTGCACAGGACTCATAGTTATTTACAACAACAGCAACTGCTGGATGATCAACTGGCGGTGATCGGTGAACCCGAATCGTTATCACAGCTGTGGCAAAGCTGGCTTCAGCAGGCTGAACAGTGGCGAAAGCAGGCTGCTGTCGCTGATCATGTAATCCTACTGGAAAGCTGCTTACGGAAGTTGGCTGACATTCTCAGCACAGATCTGGCAGCTACCGATGTACTCTTCCCCAATTCACAGCTAATGCTGGTAGAAAAGGTTTACAAGAACAATCCACAGGCTGATCTGTATAATATGTTACTGGCGCAAAACCTCCAGGCATTACTCAGTCAGCTGCAATCAGGAGCGACTATTCGCATCCTGGAAGTGGGTGCTGGTACCGGAGGCACAACTTCTTTATTGTTGCCGTGCTTAATAGCCCATAGAGCTCAGATAGTCGAGTATTGTTATACCGATATATCTAGGGTATTTCTGCAACATGCCGAGCGACATTATCAGCCACAATTTAAAAAACTTTCCACAGCTATATTTGATGTTTCCAAGCCTGTTGTCGAACAAGCTATAACGGCCGGAGCATTTGATGTAGTGATTGCCACCAATGTAATCCATGCCACCGACAACGTCCGCATCACTTTGGACAATGTTAAGGCCACTATGAAAAAGGGTGGTGTGTTACTGTTAAATGAAGTGAGTAGCTGGTCGTTGTTTAGCCACCTGACATTTGGTTTGTTGGAAGGCTGGTGGTATTGCCAGGATCCATCGTTACGGATCGATGGCAGCGCCGCTATTGCGCCTGAGAAATGGGGGGAAATTCTCGCTCAACAGGGTTTTTATAATATAGTGTTTCCCGCAAAGATACTGCATGGATTAGGACAACAGATTATAGTGGCACAAAGTAATGGTAAGGTGATACAGCAGGTGGTTAATCAACGACCTACTGTACCTGACAATATAATTGCGACACAGCAGTATCCGACAACGACTAAAGAAACATCTCAGGGAGCGGCGACAAACAGAGATGAGCTGTTACAATATGCGCAGCAATACGTTAAACAGCTGATTGCCGGCACCTTAAAAATCAAACTGGATCTACTGGACAATGATACCACCTTTGCTGATATAGGACTGGATTCCATTTTGGTGGTACAACTGACTAATAAATTCAAAGAACTTTTCCCGCAAATTACCAGCACCCTGTTTTTTCAGGTACAAACCATTAATGGCCTCGTACAGTATTTTGTAGACGAATATCCCGCAGTTATTCAGACATTACGGATTTCTGCAGAAAAATCTTTAGGGGCCCTGATCCTAGAGACTAATCAGCAAACTAGGTTTGCAAAACTAACAAGTAACTGGAAACCACAGCAAGATGATTTAGTATCCGGCTCTCGGTCAAATAAATTATCGAGCGCGCGAACCAACAGCGATATTGCCATTATCGGTGTGGTAGGGCGCTATCCACAGGCGCCTGATCTGGCGAGTTTCTGGGAAAACCTGAAAACTGGCAAAAACTGTATCAGCACGATTCCAGAACAGCGTTGGGATTGGAAACAGCACAATCAGAATTCACGCGGGTCTGGCGGTATTTACAGTAAATGGGGCGGTTTTATCGAGGATGTAGATAAATTTGACCCGGTTTTTTTCAAAATTGCTCCCAAAGAAGCCAGCAAGATAGATCCCCAGGAGAGACTGTTTTTGCAAGCCTGTTACCACGTGATTGAGGATGCAGGTTATACTCCTGATTCTTTAGATTCTCGGCAGGGTGTTGCTGTGTATGTGGGGGTAATGAACTCAGGTTACAGTACCCAACCCTGTTATTTTTCAATTGCCAACAGGGTATCTCATACGCTGAATTTTTTTGCTCCATCGATGGCAATTGATACCGCATGTTCATCATCGTTGACTGCAATTCATTTGGCAAAACAGTGTTTACTACAGGGTGAAGCACGAGTGGCAATTGCGGGCGGGGTTAACGTGATTGTTGATCCTGGACATTACCAGTATTTGTCCGAACTCAATATGCTAACTGCCGACAACAACCTGCGTGCCTTTGCTGCTGATTCAGATGGCTTTGTTGATGCTGAGGCAGTAGGTTGTGTGTTGCTAAAACCGCTCGGTACCGCCCAACAAGATGGTGATTATATTTATGCTGTACTAAAAGGCAGTGCCATTAATGCTGGCGGTAAAACCAATGGCTACACAGTACCCAATGTACAGGCACAAACGAAAGTGATAACTGCTGCTTTGCAGGATGCTGGGGTGAGTGCTGCTGATATCAGTTATATTGAGGCGCACGGTACAGGAACAGCACTCGGTGATCCCATTGAAGTAGCGGCATTAAGCCAGGCATTTAAGGAACACACTGCGGAGTTGCAGTATTGTGGGATTGGTTCAGTAAAAACCAATATTGGTCACTGCGAATCTGCAGCTGGCATTGCCGGATTAAGTAAAGTGGTCCTGCAATTGCAGCATCGCACGCTGGTACCATCAATTAATACTTCAACCATCAGCCCGGAAATCCATTTCCCTAATACTCCGTTTACACTACAGCAAACTAGCTGTAGCTGGCTACCAAGAAAAGGTAAGCCACTGTTGGCGGGAATTTCCTCATTTGGGGCGGGAGGATCGAATGCTCATTTGATCATCCAGCAAGCTCCTGAAACAGTAGTGGCCAGTAACCAGCAACTACAATCACAACTGGTTATTTTGTCAGCGCGAAATGAACAACAATTACAGCAAAAAGCCGCAGCGCTGATAAAGCAAATCGATCAACTGCAGTCAGCCGTACTGGCCAAAGTAGCCTTTACTCTGCAGGTTGGCCGCGAAGCTATGATGGAAAGACTGGGTTTTGTGGTCAATTCACTGGCTGAGCTAGGGCAACAACTCAGCGACTTTTGTCACAATCCGAGCGGGTTGACGGCAGAAAACAGGTCCAGCGTGCGCAGTCGTCAACATAATGCAGGTGATTTGCCTCGGTGTGTTGAACTGAATATCAAACAGCGGGACCTGCATGCACTATTGGCTGATTGGTTACAAGGCACGGATATTCCCTGGCAAAGTTTATGGCAAGAGGCGAGCCCTGGGCGAATACCATTGCCACTGTATCCGTTTACAAGGCAATCATATTGGCAAACCCCAATGCGTTTCCGCAGTCTATGCGCGGTTACTGAACAGTCAGTCGAACAACCGGCAGCCATCGGGCATCCATTATTACAGCAGAATATTTCCTCATTGGCTCAGGTGACGTTTAGAACAACTTTTCGGCAACAACTGCATTACTGGCAGGCACTGGAAATGGTGTGTGCGGCAGTGGATCGGGCAATATGTGCGACTGATGGCAACAATCAAATCAATATCAATGGTTTGAAATTTTCTGAGCAATTTAACAGTGAGAAAACTCAAACCCTACATACCAGGGTAGTGCAGTTAGCTGCAGGTATTGGTGTAGAGATCTGTACTCCTGATGCAGACGTGATCTGCCAGGGACAGGTGAGCAGTGAAGCATTGGCGAATAAGCACCTGGATGTGGGTGCCTTGCTGCAACGGACAGGTAATAGCCATCAACAACAATATGCGGCTTTGTTTAGTCCACAATTGCGTGTGATTGCTGCTAATGGCAATGAGCTGATCCTGCAAGCCCAATTTAACCAGCCACAACACGGTTTGGCCAATGCTGTAGAGGTGCAGCTTCAGCCAGTGATTAACCAGTTTATCGGCGATGTCGAATTTCAATACTCGTATACACCGCTGAGCATTCAGCAGATCACCTATCGTGGTGTTTTGGCGGGCGATATTTATATACTGTGCCACAACCGCAGCACTGAGCATCGGATTCTGCTAGATATGGAACTGGTCGATCGTCAGGGCAAACTATTATACAGTCTATCGGGTATTCACTATGTAACAACAATCCGTCAGCCTGTATCACAATCTGTGACTTCTCAGCCAGGACAAGCCGGGCCGCGTGCACAGCCAGTGACAGCGATGCCAGAAACGCAGCTTGTTATTCCCCTACCTGAATGCACCAAAACCCTTATTTCGGTGGCACAGCCTTCCCGATCCAGGCCAGCGGGTATTCAATTATCTACAGACGCTACATTAAAGAAATTATCGGAACAGCAGCGCCACACGACCAGCAAGCCGTTGATACGCCTGACATCAGTAACAGCAAGTAATAGTCCAAATGTAAACGTACATAGTGACTGGATAAAACTCACTGAAATGGGTAATGGTGTTATTCAGTTGCGGATCAACTTTGATGGCACAAAGAGCCAGCAGCAGGCTTTCATCGATTATTTAATCAGTGCGTTTAATACAGTAACCGCAATTGAATATGCAAAAGTACTGTCTATTCAGGGATTAGGAAGTTGTTTTAAGCAGGATGCAATCACCGCCTACAACTATGCATTGCAAGCGGGCTTGCTAGAACAACTGACTTCCATCGAAATTCCTGTAGTGAATGTGTTTAGCGGAGATGCCTCGGGACTGGATTGGATTTTGGGTTGTTTGGCCGATTTGCTGCTGCTTGAAAGCGACAGTCAATACGCCCTATCAGCAGGTGTGGCATTACAACCTGATAGCGCCTTACTGCAGTTAATGTCTGTACGCTTTAATGGCAAAATGCCGATACAGTTATTAGTTGATTCAGATAAATGGCCTACCGAAAACAGACTTGCCTATCACAGAGTTGCGAGCGGAAAAATGGCCGAAACTCTTTACGAGCTGCTGTACAGCATAGTTAGCAAGCCGCTGTTGTCACTGGGGCTATTGAAAAAGCATCTGGCAAGAGAAATTAAGTTGGTAACCGCTCGGCTCACCAAGCTATTAAATCCTGAAATTATATCAGGTGGAAAAGCCGGCATAGTGGATAAATATCATTCCGCCCTGCAAATTTCAACAAACAATTCGCGCTGGTTGACAATTTCTCGCCAGGTAGCCGATGATATTGCGGAGGAAAAAAATCCCGCGCAGATGAGTAAATTACTGATTTCTATTATTAACAGCTTACCCGAAGGTGTCTGTTTACAATTGGACGCTATTCTGTTTGCATCCTTAAGCTGCGCAGACATCAAACATTTTATTCCACTATTTTCTGCGTTATATACTGCTAAGGCGATACTGGTTTTCAATGGTGCAGGGCATAACTGTGCAATCTGCTGGCTCATTGCAGCCCAGTGTGATTTGTGTCTAGTGACTGATAGCAGCGTATTTGACAGTCATGGCTTGCTCGATGACGAAACCTTAGCAACCAGTGTAATGGCAGTGTTTGAACAGCGCTATGGTGCTGATCTGGCCAGGCATGCATTGTTGTCCGGTTCGATTATTCAGGCAAAACAATTAATCACTCAGTCCTTTAAGGCTAACCTTTATGGAATTGAGCAACTTGAAAATGTTCAAACTCCAGGATCAGTTGTTGATCGACTCACCAACTTTTCTGAGGATGTGATCAGATTCTGTCGGGTAAAGTGGCAAACTCTGGCAGCCCAGAAGTTGATGGAATCAGCTGTTGCGGAGCAGCCGGTTACCGGTAACAATAATTCGGTGGCTGTCTCTGTGGAAGCCTCTGGGATATGGGTGATCAGCTTACAGGATTCCACTAATAAAAATCTGTTTTCTGATAACTTGGTGCGTAGTTTAAAGAATGCATTCAGCCGGGCTGTAACTAATCCGCAGATTAAGTGCGTGGTAATGACAGGCGATGGTGCCTGGTTCTCGGCAGGAGGTGATGAAAGTACCTTAAAGTCGATTCAGCGGGGAGAAAATCAATTTACTGACAACCCAATATTCCAGATTGCGATGCAGTGCCCGCTACCTGTCGTTGCTGCGATGCAGGGACATGCTATTGGTGGCGGCTGGTCACTGGGATTGTTTGCCGATCTGCTATTGTACAGTGGCCAAAGTAGTTACCAGGCGCCCTATATGAATTATGGCTTTACTCCAGGTGCCGGGGCCACTTGGGTGATGCCTGTAAGATTAGGGACCGATCTTGCCAGAGAAGCTTTGTTTAGCGGCAAGAGGTATAGAGGTAGTGACTTAGCGGCTAAGGTTCCTGATTTGAATACAGTTGCACGGCAGCAGGTACTGTCGGAGGCTATGCAGCTGGCTGATTGTATTGCTCAATTGCCTCGCACCACTGTATGTCAGCTAAAAACCCACTGGCAGAATATGCAGCAACAGCCGCTGCAAATGACGTACCGTGCTGAACTGGCAATGCATGAGCAAACCTTTGTTAATAATGACGCTGTTTTGGCTAACATTGAACATAATTTTGCTGAGGCTCCACCGCCCGTTGCTCACAATTCTACAGTGCCTCTTACTGTGGAAGGTCGGAAGTATGAAGAGGTTTTGCAATATTTAAAAACCAGTCTGTGTGAAGAACTACAAATTGGTACTGCTGAGATCACCGAACAAGTGCAATTTGTTGACTTGGGTCTGGATTCAATTTCCGCTGTCTCTTGGATCAAAAAGATCAACCAGGCGCTCGAATCTGATTTGGATGCCACTAAAATCTATAGCTATTCAAACATAGCCAGTTTAACTGCGTATATTGTGCACAGTGTGGTGAGCAGTCCTGAACAAAATTCCCAATCTGACAGTCTACCGGACCTGGGTCAGCAACGGCTTGAGCAGCAACAGATCGATACCGTCGGCTTAGTCGAAGAGCTAAAAGCCCTGCTAGTTGAAGAGCTGCAACTTCCGTCGAGACAGATTGACCATGACAGCCAGTTTATGGATTTGGGGCTGGATTCGATCAGTGGGGTATCCTGGATCCGACAGATCAACGAAAAATTCCTCACTGACCTGGATGTCACCGGGATCTACAGATATCCCACGTTGAGGCTATTCGTTGAATTCCTGCAACAGCAGCTTCCTCTGGCTAAGCAGCGTAGCGGTATTGCGAAGATTGTTGCGACAGATGATCGTAACGAGCGAATCACCCATGAATTATTGGAGTTGCTGGCTCAGGAATTGGAGATATCCGCTGATGAAATTGACCCGAAGTCGCAATTTAGTGATTTAGGGTTGGATTCTATCACTGGGGTAACCTGGATCCAGAAAATCAATAATCAATATGGCCTCGATATAGAAGCAACGGAAATTTATCGACTGCCCACAATGGCACAATTTTCCCAGATGGTCCAGACAGCATTAGAGAGGAGTTCCGTGACGGAACTTCCTCTTGTGCCTTCAGTTAAGAGTCTGAGAAATCTCGTGCACCAGTTACCTGAGCCAGCCAACTTTGGGCAATGGCATAACCTGAAGTCGTTTAGCTGTGTACAACCGCAAGCTGTTCAAATGCCACTGAGATCCACTGCGAACAATAAAGTAAGCGGTGAATCAGAGCAGGCTATTGCCATAGTGGGTATGGCCGGACAGTTCCCAAAAGCTGACAATCTGCAACAGTATTGGCACAACCTCGCGAGCGGGGTTGATTGCATTGAAGAGGTTCCGATACAGCGTTGGGATAACGACAAATACTATTATCCGGATAAAGTCACTCCAGGTAAATCAGTAAGTAAATGGATAGGCATGCTGAGCAATTACGATAAATTTGATCCCTCATTTTTTAATATTTCACCTCTTGAGGCTGAAAATATGGATCCACAACAACGCCTCTTCCTGCAAAATTCATGGCATGCCATTGAGGATGCAGGATATAACCCCGAGTCACTGTCGGGGACGCGATGTGGCGTGTTTGTTGGCTGTACTACTGGCGATTATAATCAACTGTCACGGGAACTACGTATAAGTTCACATGGCTTTACCGGTGGTGCAAACTCGATTCTTGCTGCTAGAATTGCTTACGTTCTTGATCTGCAAGGGCCGAACATCGCCATAGATACTGCCTGTTCATCGTCATTGGTAGCAATTGCGAATGCCTGTGAAAGCCTCAATTCCGGCACGTGTGATTCCGCATTAGCGGGCGGGGTTATTGTTTTGTCTACTCCAGAAATGCATATCAAAGCCTCCCAGGCAGGGATGTTATCGCCATCCGGGCACTGTTATAGTTTCGATCAACGGGCCGATGGCATTGTATTGGGTGAAGGTTGCGGTGTGATATTATTAAAACGCCTGGCCGATGCTCAACGCGATAAGGATCCCATTAAGAGTATCATAGCAGGTTGGGGAATTAATCAGGACGGCCAGACTAATGGTATAACGGCGCCAAACCCTGAGGCGCAAAGTAAGTTGCAAACCCATGTTTACCAAAGATTCGGCATTAACCCTGAGTATATTGGTCAAATAGAGGCGCACGGTACAGGAACTCGACTTGGTGACCCCATTGAAATAGAAGGCTTGAGAAATGCCTTTGCAGATTTTACCAATAAACAGAATTATTGTGCAGTAGGTTCAGTAAAAAGTAATATTGGCCACTGTTCAGCGGCAGCTGGTATTGCTGGAGTAATTAAACTGGTGATGTCATTGCGTAATCAGCAGTTATTGCCAACAATTAATTTTGATACACTGAATTCCCATGTATCACTGAATAACGGACCGTTTTATATTAATGACCAATTGCGCGACTGGCAGTCCATTGATGGGCGGCCCCGCATGGCTGCTATCAATTCATTCGGATTTAGTGGTACCAATGCGCATATCGTACTTGAGGAGTATCAACAGGCCAGCAGTCCTACTCAGGTTACTGTACCAGTGTTGCTGCCGTTATCTGCAACAACTCCAAAAGCGCTACAAAAACAGGCACAATTTTTAGTGGATGTTTTGCAACGGCAGCCAGATATCAACCTGGCTAATTTAGCTTATACTTTACAGGTTGGGAGAAAACCGCTGCAGCACAGATTGATTTTTCTGGTGAATGATCATGCAGATTTATTGAAAAACCTACAGCAATTTATCTCTGGAGAAGTCGCAGGAGATAGGCTTTTTACCCATAATAGTAAGGATCATATTCAAGCCCTGAGTCTTCTCAGTGACGATGATGAACTACGCATCGCCGTTGTACGCAAATGGTGTGAGCAAGACAGATTTAATAAAGTGGCTGAGTTGTGGAGCAAAGGGCTGACAATTGACTGGCATTTTCTTTACCCGGATGGATTGCCTCAGCGAATTACTCTGCCGGGCTATCCATTTGCTGAAGAACGTTATTGGATCGGTCAATACCGGCCCTATCAGAATAGTGTTGAAAGCAAAGAATCCTCAACACACCTACACCCACTGTTACAGGTTTGTGTAAAAGAACTAACTCATGCCTCCGCCGCTGATACGAATCGAATTGATCAACAGCTGCTTAACCAATATCGACCAAATTACCTTGCCATGCCAAGCTATCAATTTGCCAGACATCCTATTTGGGTGAAAAAGAAAAACGCTAAAGAAATTGCAGTGTTAAAGTCAGATATGCTAAAGCACGGCCACACTGCTGAGACGTTATTAGATCGTGTAATCGATAATGCGTTATCAACCTCAGATGCCGCTGAGTTATTGCAGCAGTTGTTGTAA